Proteins found in one Sorghum bicolor cultivar BTx623 chromosome 1, Sorghum_bicolor_NCBIv3, whole genome shotgun sequence genomic segment:
- the LOC8083986 gene encoding protein high chlorophyll fluorescent 107 — translation MAMRLLSPSTPPPLFPSPGPKAPASVSASSSSYLSVRLRRARAASAASGAAASGGSDRDGGRFEGEAMSGAFDRGLAEIARKVPLFEPAADGELAAAAGERPLPINLELWLYRVKVHTRKFEFPEAEKLLDKCISFWPEDGRPYVALGKLFSKQSRYDKARAVYERGCQATQGENPYIWQCWAVLESKGGNIRRARELFDAATVADAKHIAAWHGWAILEIKQGNIKKARNLLGKALKYCGGNEYIYQTLALLEAKAERFEQARTLFEQATQSNPKSCASWLAWAQVEMRAGNNTMARNLFEKAVQASPKNRFSWHVWALFEANEGNIDSARKLLKIGHAVNPKDPVILQSLALLEYNFSSANVARVLFRKASQIDPRHQPVWIAWGWMEWKEGNARTARALYQRALSVNSTNECAARCLQAWGVLEQRAGNYTAARRLLRSSLNINSQSEVTWMTWAALEEEQGDPVRAEEIRNLYFQQRTEVVDDASWVMGFLDIIDPALDSVKKLLNLDQPSGPTRQDDVKSTARSSAARESSETSAAVGSDTPGLTSNDAGNNGREATRTPTNDFDLDRFIKKRLALDPAELDAVLEGSDPRGVVSQRRKQRLPRKPLPVP, via the exons ATGGCGATGCGGCTCCTGTCCCCCTCCACGCCGCCCCCACTCTTCCCGAGCCCCGGCCCGAAGGCACCCGCCTCCGTCTCCGCATCGTCTTCCTCGTACTTGTCTGTCCGCttgcgccgcgcgcgcgcggcgtCTGCAGCGTCTGGCGCGGCCGCGTCGGGCGGGTCCGACCGGGACGGCGGACGCTTCGAGGGGGAGGCGATGAGCGGGGCATTCGACAGGGGCCTCGCGGAGATCGCGAGGAAGGTGCCGCTCTTCGAGCCCGCAGCGGACGGGGAgctcgccgccgcggccggcgaGCGGCCGTTGCCTATCAATCTCGAGCTCTGGCTCTACCGCGTCAAAGTGCACACCAGGAAGTTCGAGTTCCCTGAAGCAGAGAAGCTTCTCGACAAG TGTATCTCATTCTGGCCTGAAGACGGACGTCCGTATGTGGCACTGGGGAAGTTGTTCAGCAAGCAGTCAAGGTATGACAAAGCTAGAGCGGTGTACGAAAGGGGATGCCAAGCAACGCAAGGCGAAAACCCATACATTTGGCAG TGCTGGGCAGTCCTAGAAAGCAAGGGTGGAAATATTCGAAGGGCACGCGAGCTATTTGATGCTGCTACTGTGGCTGATGCAAAGCACATTGCTGCTTGGCACGGGTGGGCAATTTTAGAAATAAAGCAAGGAAATATAAAAAAAGCACGGAACCTACTTGGGAAAGCCCTGAAATATTGTGGAGGAAATGAGTATATTTACCAAACTCTTGCTTTGCTTGAAGCTAAAGCAGAGCGCTTTGAACAAGCAAGGACTTTGTTCGAACAAGCCACTCAATCCAATCCGAAAAGTTGTGCAAGCTGGCTA GCTTGGGCTCAGGTAGAAATGCGTGCAGGAAACAATACCATGGCCAGAAATCTCTTTGAG AAAGCTGTCCAGGCTAGTCCTAAAAACCGTTTTTCATGGCATGTATGGGCACTATTTGAGGCAAATGAAGGTAATATTGACAGTGCAAGGAAGTTGCTTAAGATTGGACATGCTGTAAATCCTAAGGACCCTGTAATCCTCCAGTCACTTGCACTGCTGGAATACAACTTTTCATCTGCGAATGTTGCTCGTGTGTTATTCAGAAAAGCATCTCAAATTGATCCAAGGCATCAGCCAGTTTGGATA GCTTGGGGATGGATGGAATGGAAAGAAGGAAATGCAAGAACAGCAAGGGCCCTCTATCAAAGAGCTTTGTCAGTTAATTCAACAAATGAATGTGCTGCTCGTTGCCTTCAG GCTTGGGGGGTCCTAGAACAGCGTGCTGGTAACTACACGGCAGCCAGAAGATTGTTGAGGTCTTCGTTGAATATAAACTCTCAAAGTGAGGTGACATGGATGACATGGGCAGCACTTGAGGAGGAACAGGGAGATCCAGTTCGAGCTGAAGAAATTCGGAACCTTTACTTTCAGCAG CGCACTGAAGTTGTGGATGATGCCTCCTGGGTCATGGGCTTCCTCGACATCATCGACCCTGCCCTAGACAGCGTGAAGAAGCTGCTAAACCTAGATCAGCCTTCTGGGCCAACGAGGCAAGATGATGTTAAAAGCACTGCCAGGAGTTCTGCAGCTAGGGAGTCTTCAGAAACCTCTGCGGCTGTAGGTTCAGATACCCCTGGCCTTACGAGCAATGATGCTGGTAACAACGGGAGGGAAGCAACTAGGACTCCAACAAATGATTTCGATTTGGATCGTTTCATCAAAAAGAGGCTGGCCCTCGACCCGGCGGAGCTGGATGCCGTGCTCGAGGGCTCTGACCCGAGGGGTGTTGTTTCTCAGAGGAGGAAACAGCGGCTGCCCAGGAAGCCACTCCCTGTCCCGTAA
- the LOC8083987 gene encoding leucine-rich repeat extensin-like protein 3 yields the protein MLPARPLTLETYHRFFLDPWNTRITVDQLNQILYMHGFAKLHRGKKAKIMEHLVGQVDLLPPRRSTLHQHQHRAALSVASPPSAAVITAAQARDDVEAIGWAECPIGCVAAFAAPSADVPEPVERVPRPADFVLAGRRPRSKRTRGSAYGPRDVAAASMKLKAWASAPGKQAKVVVKEEEREPELVPPPPLWTRSPTPPPPQDVAPPPPPCQPQPTLAPIPAPPGWCTPMVPPHPSQQLFWGLPLPTRPTAQPFPATPPPGWSVPTPPPCFPAPFWGAPTMLPPLPPHVAWRWPPTTPPHWGSMFPPENRPMQLQRSPPPLLLQQPPPHFQGQPLPSLIHQTPPPPLLLQQPPPHLQRQPLPVVIQTPPPPLLLQQPPLHLQGQPLPALRPTPPPPALQHYPWPHFGGQHPPPALHQERCSLLKDHCQTAQRNDSSRNLKQPRAGF from the exons ATGCTGCCGGCAAGGCCCCTGACGCTGGAGACGTACCACCGTTTCTTCCTCGACCCATGGAACACCCGCATCACCGTCGACCAACTCAACCAG ATCCTCTACATGCATGGCTTCGCCAAGCTCCACCGCGGCAAAAAG GCCAAGATCATGGAGCACCTGGTGGGGCAAGTGGACCTGCTGCCGCCGCGCCGCTCCACgctgcaccagcaccagcaccgcGCGGCGCTGTCCGTCGCGTCGCCGCCTTCTGCGGCCGTCATCACTGCGGCGCAGGCTAGGGACGACGTCGAGGCGATCGGGTGGGCGGAGTGCCCCATCGGCTGCGTCGCCGCGTTCGCCGCGCCGAGTGCCGACGTGCCGGAGCCGGTGGAGCGCGTGCCTCGGCCCGCCGACTTCGTCCTCGCCGGGCGCCGCCCGCGGTCCAAGCGGACGCGAGGCTCTGCGTACGGGCCAAGGGACGTCGCCGCCGCGTCCATGAAGCTGAAGGCGTGGGCGAGCGCGCCCGGGAAACAGGCGAAGGTGGTCGTCaaggaggaggagagggagcCGGAGCTggtgccaccgccaccgctgTGGACGCGGTCTCCGACTCCGCCTCCGCCACAGGATgtggcgccgccgcctccaccgTGCCAGCCTCAACCTACGTTGGCGCCGATCCCCGCGCCTCCAGGCTGGTGCACGCCCATGGTGCCGCCGCATCCTTCGCAGCAGCTGTTCTGGGGATTGCCTCTGCCCACACGGCCAACCGCTCAGCCGTTCCCTGCAACGCCACCACCGGGATGGAGCGTACCTAcgccgccgccgtgtttcccaGCACCGTTCTGGGGCGCGCCCACAATGCTGCCGCCATTGCCACCGCATGTGGCCTGGCGCTGGCCGCCCACCACGCCGCCGCACTGGGGCAGCATGTTTCCGCCAGAGAACCGTCCCATGCAGCTGCAGCGATCACCACCACCCCTGCTGCTGCAACAACCACCACCGCATTTTCAGGGTCAGCCGCTGCCCTCGCTGATTCATCAGACACCACCACCTCCCCTGTTGCTGCAACAGCCGCCGCCGCATCTGCAGAGGCAGCCGCTGCCTGTGGTGATCCAGACACCACCACCTCCCCTGCTGCTGCAACAGCCACCGCTGCATTTGCAGGGGCAGCCGCTGCCTGCGCTGCGTCCGACACCACCACCTCCCGCGCTGCAGCACTATCCATGGCCGCACTTCGGCGGGCAGCATCCACCTCCTGCTCTCCATCAG GAAAGATGCTCATTGCTCAAAGACCACTGCCAAACTGCCCAACGAAATGATTCTAGTAGGAATTTGAAGCAACCTAGAGCGGGTTTCTAG
- the LOC8081074 gene encoding uncharacterized protein LOC8081074: MPMLPPAERPRLTLEDYIVFFTTRSGAGLNLHHLNDIIYMHGFAKLHRTPKPAMVDALRSLELMRPRRSTVPLNATAPPPGAATAAAAVLSAEEVTRGIEDLRWRECPADSILSVRAGMRSPAAAAAEAPMPICAIAPGSAERTSPPILVGASSPLPPALPAAARRKRSRTSKAEAAMRRRLLELLTLPSLETATSA, from the exons ATGCCGATGCTCCCGCCTGCCGAGCGGCCGCGGCTGACGCTCGAGGACTACATCGTCTTCTTCACCACCCGCAGCGGCGCGGGCCTCAACCTCCACCACCTCAACGACATCATCTACATGCACGGGTTCGCCAAGCTCCACCGCACGCCCAAG CCGGCGATGGTGGACGCGCTGAGGTCGCTGGAGCTCATGCGCCCGCGCCGCTCCACCGTCCCCCTCAACgccaccgcgccgccgccgggcgcCGCCACGGCCGCGGCCGCCGTGCTCTCGGCTGAGGAGGTCACGCGCGGCATCGAGGACCTCCGCTGGCGCGAGTGCCCCGCCGACTCCATCCTCTCGGTCCGCGCCGGGATGCGGTcgcccgccgcggcggcggccgaaGCCCCCATGCCCATCTGCGCCATCGCCCCTGGCTCCGCGGAGCGCACTTCCCCGCCGATCCTGGTCGGCGCCTCCTCGCCCCTGCCGCCCGCTCTGCCCGCCGCGGCCAGGAGGAAGCGTTCCCGGACGAGCAAAGCGGAGGCCGCGATGCGGAGGCGCTTGTTGGAGCTGCTCACGCTCCCGTCCCTCGAGACGGCTACCTCGGCCTAG
- the LOC8081075 gene encoding DEAD-box ATP-dependent RNA helicase 24, giving the protein MSKRPKLEGFSIPRPTSYNFERSQPVQRLYRPTDDPDLDDIAFSDDAPSDAPASTAVEGKAEDDEEIDPLDAFMAEIQEEIRAPPPPPKPEALRRADSDDDEDDPVESFLRAKKDAGLTLAADAMRAGYDSDEEVYAAAKAVDAGMMEYDSDDNPIVVDKKKIEPIPALDHSTIEYDAFTKDFYEEKPSISGMSDQEVADYMKSLAIRVSGFDVPRPIKNFQDCGFPVPLMNAIAKQAYEKPTTIQCQALPIVLSGRDIIGIAKTGSGKTAAFVLPMIVHIMDQPELEKEEGPIGVICAPTRELAHQIYLEAKKFAKPYNLRVAAVYGGVSKFDQFKELKAGCEVVIATPGRLIDLLKMKALKMFRATYLVLDEADRMFDLGFEPQIRSIVGQIRPDRQTLLFSATMPYKVERLAREILTDPIRVTVGQVGGANEDIKQVVNVLPSDVEKMPWLLEKLPGMIDDGDVLVFASKKARVDEIEKELNQRGFRIAALHGDKDQASRMETLQKFKSGTYHVLVATDVAARGLDIKSIKTVVNFDIAKEMDMHIHRIGRTGRAGDKDGTAYTLITQKEARFAGELVHSLIAAGQDVPNELMDLAMKDGRFRAKRDSRKGGKKGGKGKGGGGGAGRGRGVRGVDFGLGIGYNAESGSQVPPPRSAAVNSLKTGMMQQFKSSFVSGSSNTPSSSAPSFVRPALRGFVSGGTIGGDARPAQSAPTFVPASRPAQPAPSVPAPRPAGNINENGNSNPESSRDRSRERKRPSGWDR; this is encoded by the exons ATGTCGAAGCGCCCGAAGCTCGAGGGTTTCAGCATCCCGCGGCCCACCTCCTACAACTTCGAGCGCTCGCAGCCCGTGCAGCGGCTCTACCGTCCGACGGATGACCCGGACCTCGACGACATCGCCTTCTCCGACGACGCCCCCTCAGATGCCCCCGCCAGCACCGCGGTGGAAGGAAAGGCGGAGGATGACGAGGAGATCGACCCGCTCGACGCCTTCATGGCCGAGATCCAGGAGGAGATCCGCGCGCCTCCCCCGCCGCCCAAGCCCGAGGCGCTTCGCCGCGCGGACTCCGACGATGACGAGGATGACCCCGTCGAGAGCTTCCTGCGGGCCAAGAAGGACGCCGGGCTCACGCTGGCCGCCGACGCCATGCGCGCTGGTTACGACTCCGATGAGGAGGTCTATGCTGCTGCCAAGGCCGTCGACGCCGGCATGATGGAATacgattccgatgacaaccccaTAGTCGTCGACAAGAAGAAAATAGAGCCCATACCAGCACTCGATCACTCGACCATTGAGTATGACGCTTTCACCAAAGATTTCTACGAGGAGAAGCCGTCGATTTCAG GTATGAGTGACCAAGAGGTAGCAGATTATATGAAAAGTTTGGCAATTCGGGTTTCTGGTTTCGATGTGCCAAGGCCAATAAAAAACTTCCAGGATTGTGGGTTTCCTGTACCGCTAATGAATGCTATTGCCAAGCAAGCTTATGAAAAACCAACTACAATTCAGTGCCAGGCTTTACCTATCGTACTTTCAGGCAGAGATATCATTGGTATTGCAAAAACTGGTTCTGGCAAAACTGCAGCTTTTGTGCTCCCTATGATTGTTCATATTATGGATCAGCCTGAGCTTGAGAAAGAAGAAGGTCCTATAGGAGTAATTTGTGCTCCAACAAGAGAATTGGCACATCAGATATATCTCGAAgctaagaagtttgcaaagccTTACAATCTTCGAGTTGCTGCTGTATATGGTGGTGTTTCCAAATTTGACCAGTTTAAAGAACTGAAAGCAGGTTGTGAAGTAGTCATTGCAACTCCAGGGAGATTAATAGACTTGCTGAAGATGAAGGCATTGAAGATGTTCAGGGCAACTTATCTGGTtcttgatgaagctgatcgcatGTTCGATCTTGGATTTGAGCCACAAATACGATCTATTGTTGGTCAAATTAGACCAGATCGACAAACCTTACTTTTTTCTGCAACAATGCCATACAAAGTAGAGCGTTTGGCAAGAGAAATATTGACTGATCCTATTAGAGTTACAGTTGGCCAAGTTGGCGGTGCTAATGAAGACATTAAACAAGTTGTTAATGTACTCCCTTCTGATGTTGAGAAAATGCCTTGGCTTTTGGAGAAATTGCCTGGAATGATTGATGATGGAGATGTTCTTGTATTCGCATCTAAGAAGGCTAGAGTGGATGAGATAGAGAAAGAGTTGAatcagagaggattcagaatTGCAGCACTTCATGGTGACAAGGATCAAGCTTCTCGTATGGAGACTCTGCAGAAGTTCAAATCTGGGACGTATCATGTTCTGGTTGCAACTGATGTTGCTGCACGAGGTCTTGACATCAAATCGATTAAAACAGTTGTCAATTTTGATATTGCAAAAGAGATGGATATGCATATTCACCGAATTGGAAGAACTGGTCGCGCTGGTGATAAAGATGGCACTGCATACACTCTGATTACACAGAAGGAAGCACGCTTTGCTGGTGAACTGGTTCACAGTTTGATTGCTGCTGGCCAGGATGTACCAAATGAACTCATGGATCTGGCTATGAAG GATGGAAGATTCAGAGCAAAACGGGACTCCAGGAAAG GtgggaagaaaggtggcaaaggaaaaggtggtggtggaggtgctGGGCGCGGTCGTGGTGTGCGTGGAGTTGATTTTGGCCTCGGCATAGGTTACAATGCTGAATCTGGTTCGCAAGTGCCTCCTCCAAGATCTGCTGCTGTAAATTCGTTGAAGACAGGGATGATGCAGCAATTTAAGAGCAGCTTTGTCTCTGGATCTTCAAATACACCAAGCAGCAGTGCGCCTTCCTTTGTAAGACCAGCACTCCGTGGCTTTGTGTCTGGCGGCACCATTGGAGGAGATGCACGGCCTGCACAGTCGGCCCCCACTTTTGTCCCTGCATCCCGGCCAGCGCAGCCTGCCCCCTCTGTCCCTGCACCGCGGCCTGCAGGAAACATCAATGAAAATGGGAACTCAAATCCAGAAAG TTCACGGGATCGGTCCAGGGAGAGAAAACGACCATCAGGTTGGGATCGCTAG
- the LOC110432451 gene encoding uncharacterized protein DKFZp434B061-like, whose product MASPSEPSPRAPPRAGASTTRVASSTSPSPGRTPERVLVGLQPPPHLVATEASRDAARAASSLAQTTSTTSRSPASTPRSPGARDSAPSPPRHGSDAELHAASTASTSPSSRARHRARRVPDLAAYALDRGQERLAVPRRCPRDAKLTTTPLSTSSPWSPRRALVRVVTAASRSPSTPTWRPHHPRRRAAPPQCRALLPPSQVQEQRPASTTSVALLELVTARGITESPLPDTETSRPSSEHAAVTIVPVCRLAKLFSATAGEPSVPKCPPC is encoded by the coding sequence ATGGCCTCGCCCTCGGAGCCCTCGCCTCGAGCACCTCCTCGCGCTGGAGCCTCGACCACGCGCGTCGCGTCCTCGACCTCGCCGAGCCCAGGCCGAACCCCGGAGCGCGTCCTCGTCGGGCTTCAGCCACCGCCCCACCTCGTCGCCACGGAGGCCAGCCGCGACGCTGCCCGCGCCGCGTCGAGCCTCGCCCAGACGACCTCGACGACGAGCAGGAGCCCCGCGTCCACGCCACGGTCACCAGGAGCCCGCGACTCCGCACCCTCGCCACCACGTCACGGCAGCGACGCCGAGCTGCACGCGGCGTCCACGGCCTCGACCTCACCTTCGAGCCGAGCGCGACATCGAGCCCGACGCGTCCCCGACCTCGCCGCGTACGCGCTCGACCGCGGCCAGGAACGCCTCGCCGTGCCGCGACGCTGCCCTCGCGACGCCAAGCTGACCACGACGCCTCTGTCCACGTCCTCGCCATGGTCACCTCGTCGAGCTCTCGTCCGTGTGGTCACCGCGGCGAGCAGGAGCCCGAGCACCCCCACTTGGCGCCCCCACCACCCACGACGCCGAGCAGCACCTCCGCAATGTCGTGCCCTGCTTCCACCGAGCCAAGTCCAGGAGCAGCGGCCAGCCTCAACGACGTCCGTGGCATTGCTTGAACTAGTGACCGCGCGCGGCATCACCGAGAGCCCCCTGCCCGACACCGAGACGTCGCGCCCCAGCTCCGAGCACGCCGCGGTCACCATCGTGCCAGTCTGCCGCCTCGCCAAGCTCTTCTCTGCTACCGCCGGTGAGCCATCAGTGCCCAAGTGCCCTCCTTGCTAG